The following proteins are encoded in a genomic region of Lactiplantibacillus plantarum:
- a CDS encoding AraC family transcriptional regulator translates to MDLDYVNNPIPQMPRSDFFKHGDIAVTKNNRFSYVPAHTHSFIELNYMYAGTCTQYINGEKVTLHQHNLILMDKDIVQQIESTGSNDILINILLKNDSTMNQLFDYIAVSTNEITQFLYNASHINTLHNNFILFDLTHQEVAINLVESLIIKGLTKSRQRNKSMGLLLSTLILELSQSIEQEYINFSDNTDDNLLPIIQYINQNFASVTLRDVSAKFSYNTNYLGNKLKEATGKTFKELVDRRRISAAQNLMIKTNCTLADICDIIGYQNTSSLFRLFKKYLKTTPSEYKRKVSGPLKQ, encoded by the coding sequence ATGGACTTAGATTATGTGAATAATCCGATTCCCCAGATGCCCCGCTCAGATTTTTTTAAGCACGGTGATATTGCTGTTACCAAAAATAATCGCTTTTCCTATGTTCCAGCTCACACGCATAGCTTTATTGAGCTTAATTATATGTATGCTGGCACTTGTACTCAGTATATTAATGGCGAAAAAGTGACCCTCCATCAGCACAACCTAATTTTGATGGATAAAGACATTGTTCAGCAAATTGAATCAACGGGCAGTAATGATATTTTGATTAACATCTTGCTCAAGAATGACTCAACGATGAACCAACTTTTCGACTATATTGCCGTTTCAACCAATGAAATCACTCAATTTTTATATAATGCATCCCACATCAATACGTTGCACAACAACTTTATTCTGTTTGACTTAACACACCAAGAAGTTGCCATCAATCTAGTTGAAAGTTTAATTATCAAGGGCCTTACAAAGAGCCGCCAACGTAATAAATCAATGGGCCTGCTGCTATCTACATTAATTCTTGAATTATCGCAATCGATTGAGCAAGAATACATTAACTTTTCTGACAATACGGACGACAATCTTTTGCCAATCATTCAGTACATCAATCAGAATTTCGCCAGCGTGACATTACGTGATGTCAGCGCCAAGTTCTCTTATAATACGAATTATCTGGGTAACAAATTAAAAGAAGCGACAGGCAAGACCTTTAAAGAACTTGTTGACCGCCGCCGAATTTCTGCTGCCCAAAACCTGATGATCAAGACTAACTGTACACTCGCTGACATTTGCGACATCATCGGATATCAAAACACCTCATCACTCTTTCGTCTGTTTAAAAAATACCTAAAGACCACCCCATCCGAATATAAACGAAAAGTTAGTGGCCCACTCAAGCAGTAA
- a CDS encoding MFS transporter codes for MNNGETSTSMVKKYRPLAVAAGIGSILGSGIIVGLSATITVWQNGLGLTNSQVGIISGALTFAIAIGSLLAGQITKSFGLVKSFNWLNLIYAIGALICVFSNNYIMLLIGVIITGLASGADLPISLTVVSHDAPDDKTSASLVSSTQIFWQIGVFMSYVCAFIVSKMAGASGARIVFSILAIFALITWAWRTFSTKFRAFHEEGEQRRIDREAASQTTEKVSIKTVFAGANKGRFMAFFFSILIFYVCWNLLANTFGQFQTFTLVQAHASQSFATGAGIVLNFISLLATMAFASVAGGKYRNKFFLVGITVQFLAMLGLAMSSHSLWPIVITIGCYNIGNNIAGEAMYKVWTQEAFPVEVRASVQGFINGFSRVCCGLFALITPALVVPSAIRNTMFGFAAIVFISFVAGLTMMRLEKKHGINNF; via the coding sequence ATGAATAACGGCGAGACGTCAACTTCAATGGTAAAAAAATATCGGCCATTAGCAGTAGCTGCAGGAATTGGTTCAATTCTAGGATCAGGAATTATCGTTGGCTTATCCGCGACTATTACAGTGTGGCAGAACGGACTAGGTCTTACTAACAGTCAAGTTGGTATTATTTCAGGTGCACTAACTTTTGCAATTGCAATTGGATCCTTATTAGCAGGACAGATAACAAAATCTTTTGGTCTAGTTAAATCGTTTAATTGGTTAAACCTGATTTATGCGATTGGCGCCTTGATCTGTGTTTTCTCGAATAATTATATCATGCTTTTGATTGGCGTCATCATTACCGGGTTAGCTTCGGGTGCTGATTTACCAATTAGTTTAACCGTAGTTTCGCATGATGCACCGGATGATAAGACCTCGGCTAGTTTAGTATCGTCGACGCAAATCTTCTGGCAAATTGGGGTTTTCATGTCTTATGTTTGTGCCTTTATTGTTTCTAAAATGGCCGGTGCTTCCGGTGCTCGGATTGTTTTTTCGATTTTAGCAATTTTTGCCTTGATTACTTGGGCATGGCGGACTTTTTCAACTAAGTTCCGAGCATTTCATGAAGAAGGTGAACAACGGCGTATTGATCGCGAAGCAGCTTCACAGACAACAGAGAAGGTCTCGATTAAGACGGTCTTCGCTGGTGCCAACAAGGGACGCTTTATGGCATTCTTCTTCAGTATTTTAATCTTCTATGTTTGCTGGAATCTACTGGCCAATACGTTCGGACAGTTTCAAACGTTTACGCTGGTTCAAGCACATGCGAGTCAAAGTTTCGCAACTGGTGCTGGGATAGTCCTAAACTTTATCTCGTTGTTGGCAACCATGGCTTTTGCATCAGTCGCTGGGGGTAAGTATCGTAATAAGTTCTTCTTAGTTGGGATTACCGTTCAATTTTTGGCAATGCTCGGACTAGCAATGAGTAGTCATTCGTTATGGCCAATTGTCATCACGATTGGCTGTTACAACATTGGGAATAATATTGCTGGTGAAGCGATGTATAAAGTTTGGACACAGGAAGCATTTCCAGTTGAAGTTCGGGCATCAGTTCAAGGATTTATTAATGGCTTTTCACGGGTATGTTGTGGCCTATTTGCCTTAATTACACCTGCGTTAGTTGTGCCATCAGCAATTCGTAACACGATGTTTGGGTTCGCTGCCATTGTCTTTATTAGCTTTGTAGCAGGGCTGACAATGATGCGATTGGAAAAGAAACATGGTATTAATAACTTTTAA
- a CDS encoding alpha-L-rhamnosidase-related protein: protein MAFTFQINNDVQFRHNQALLDKSASYRPILKETQVKAASIVALERDTQYLEGWGVKQIAPIERLSSYELKRDDQIIIDFGDHQVGQFSININAVGSPMDAPLCFKIKFAEMPAELARKSEDYDGWLSKSWIQEETVHLDVLPTTLTLPRRYSFRYAEITVVDTSPKWRAVFSNPVVTATSAVDTATVHQPKLADAQLQRIYEVGLKTLADCMQDVFEDGPKRDRRLWIGDLRLQALANYATFKDTDLVKRCLYLFGAMPTTAGRIPANVFTKPTAVPDDTFLFDYSLFFISILADYEAFSSDKTVLNDLYRVAKNQMDLALAQVTSEGKLKLTEENPVFIDWSNDFDKETAGQAIIIYTLKQFITLAELVNDTSLETYTAILRKLNQYAKTQLFDSQSGLFVSGDQREVNVASQVWMTLAHVLDPEQTTALMQTTVTKLFPITGIATPYMYHHITEALFEAGLKQEAVQLMKDYWGKMITLGADTYWEAFDPNQPDYSPYGSPILNSYCHAWSCTPVYLINKYLV from the coding sequence ATGGCGTTTACTTTTCAAATCAATAATGATGTTCAATTTCGGCATAATCAAGCATTATTAGACAAGTCGGCAAGCTATCGGCCAATACTGAAAGAAACCCAAGTTAAGGCGGCATCGATTGTGGCGCTCGAGCGTGATACGCAATACCTTGAAGGATGGGGTGTTAAACAAATTGCACCTATTGAACGATTATCAAGTTATGAGTTGAAACGTGACGACCAAATTATCATAGATTTTGGCGATCATCAGGTTGGTCAATTTAGTATTAATATTAACGCTGTTGGTTCACCAATGGATGCACCACTATGTTTTAAGATTAAGTTTGCTGAAATGCCTGCAGAATTAGCACGCAAGAGTGAAGATTACGACGGTTGGTTGAGCAAATCTTGGATTCAAGAAGAAACTGTTCACTTAGATGTGCTGCCAACCACGCTGACGTTACCACGACGCTATAGTTTTCGTTATGCTGAGATCACAGTTGTTGATACGTCACCAAAATGGCGAGCTGTTTTTAGCAATCCAGTGGTCACGGCGACAAGTGCGGTAGACACTGCGACAGTGCATCAACCGAAATTAGCCGATGCACAATTACAACGGATTTATGAGGTTGGCTTGAAAACATTAGCTGATTGTATGCAGGATGTCTTTGAAGATGGACCAAAGCGCGATCGGCGATTATGGATTGGTGATCTTCGGCTACAAGCATTGGCCAATTATGCAACGTTCAAAGATACAGATCTGGTCAAGCGGTGTCTGTATTTGTTCGGTGCGATGCCTACAACGGCTGGCCGGATTCCTGCCAATGTTTTTACTAAACCAACGGCAGTTCCAGATGACACCTTCTTGTTTGATTACAGTCTATTCTTTATTTCAATTTTGGCTGATTATGAGGCGTTTAGTTCTGATAAAACAGTTTTGAATGATTTATATCGTGTTGCTAAAAATCAAATGGATTTGGCGTTGGCACAAGTTACTTCTGAAGGTAAATTGAAATTGACTGAAGAAAATCCGGTTTTCATCGACTGGTCAAATGATTTTGACAAAGAAACGGCTGGGCAGGCCATTATTATTTATACGCTAAAACAATTTATTACGCTTGCGGAACTGGTTAATGATACAAGCTTAGAGACCTATACAGCGATACTGCGTAAATTAAACCAGTACGCTAAAACTCAATTGTTTGATTCGCAATCGGGGTTATTTGTCTCAGGGGATCAGCGTGAAGTTAATGTGGCAAGCCAAGTGTGGATGACACTAGCACATGTTTTGGATCCTGAGCAAACCACGGCGCTTATGCAAACGACCGTCACGAAACTGTTTCCAATTACTGGTATTGCAACGCCGTATATGTATCACCATATTACGGAAGCATTATTTGAAGCAGGCTTAAAGCAAGAGGCCGTCCAATTAATGAAAGATTACTGGGGCAAAATGATTACGCTAGGTGCGGATACTTATTGGGAAGCATTTGATCCTAATCAACCTGATTATTCGCCGTATGGGAGTCCCATTTTAAATAGTTATTGTCATGCTTGGAGCTGTACACCGGTGTACTTGATTAATAAGTACCTCGTTTAG
- a CDS encoding MFS transporter: MVDEKVKLSKANVLLIIVAGLASYMDAALLVSLGVALPIWTKYLALNSWMVGLLSTMLTVAVAIGSFVGGWLSDKFGRVAVFNADIFFVAIGSFIIAIAQNTTILIIGVVIAGLASGADLPTSLAVISERMSSKVYGRAISSTQIFWTMGILLSQFIGFITANSGMGSPAALFGWIGLVAIINWCVRVFSKRFKQIETDLVDHEHVDCASNGQSVKKYRLGQLLRTGGLLVPMILLTVFYLFWNLPANTWGSFVNYFLVTVDGRTQAYSTIVALIANIVCLLVNLIYLKVSDTRYRYRVMYLGIAVALLSFVTAGIFSDDWQIFTVVYIFYSGSTVLCGEALYKIWSQTFYPVDARATMTGFSYGLVRVLTAAFSLVTPTLMGYSPQLLLWIMVGCTVLFGACAVIIVAIIKKTGLKDPMMKAVSE; this comes from the coding sequence ATGGTTGACGAAAAAGTAAAGCTGAGTAAAGCAAACGTACTCTTAATAATTGTTGCTGGTCTAGCTTCCTATATGGATGCAGCGTTGCTCGTTAGTCTGGGAGTAGCGCTACCTATCTGGACAAAATATTTAGCACTGAATAGCTGGATGGTCGGACTACTAAGTACTATGCTGACGGTCGCGGTTGCAATTGGTTCATTTGTGGGCGGCTGGCTGTCGGATAAATTTGGCCGGGTCGCGGTGTTTAATGCTGATATCTTTTTTGTCGCGATTGGCTCGTTTATTATTGCGATTGCACAAAATACGACGATATTGATTATTGGTGTTGTGATTGCTGGTTTGGCCTCTGGTGCTGATTTACCAACGTCATTGGCGGTTATTTCGGAACGGATGTCTAGTAAAGTTTATGGTCGGGCAATTTCTTCAACTCAGATTTTTTGGACGATGGGCATTTTGTTGTCACAGTTTATTGGTTTTATAACTGCTAACAGTGGTATGGGAAGCCCGGCAGCCTTATTTGGTTGGATTGGATTAGTGGCAATTATTAATTGGTGCGTGCGGGTCTTTTCAAAGCGTTTTAAACAGATTGAAACAGACTTAGTTGACCATGAACATGTGGACTGTGCATCTAACGGTCAATCGGTTAAGAAGTATCGATTAGGTCAGCTATTGCGAACAGGTGGTTTGTTAGTACCAATGATTCTACTAACTGTTTTTTATCTATTTTGGAATTTGCCGGCCAATACGTGGGGGTCATTTGTTAACTATTTCTTAGTGACTGTTGATGGCCGTACGCAAGCCTATTCGACAATCGTGGCATTAATTGCCAATATCGTGTGTCTGTTAGTTAACCTGATCTATTTAAAGGTTTCAGACACTAGGTATCGCTACCGAGTGATGTATTTAGGTATTGCCGTAGCATTGCTTTCCTTTGTGACTGCAGGGATCTTTAGTGATGACTGGCAGATTTTCACCGTTGTTTATATTTTCTACTCTGGTAGCACAGTATTATGTGGTGAGGCCCTTTATAAAATTTGGAGTCAGACTTTCTATCCAGTGGATGCACGGGCAACGATGACGGGTTTTTCTTATGGCTTAGTTCGGGTGCTGACCGCTGCTTTCTCACTAGTAACGCCAACATTAATGGGATATTCGCCGCAACTCTTATTATGGATTATGGTTGGATGTACGGTGCTATTCGGTGCCTGTGCAGTGATCATTGTCGCTATTATTAAGAAGACCGGTTTAAAAGACCCAATGATGAAAGCGGTTTCTGAATAA
- a CDS encoding alpha-L-rhamnosidase-related protein: protein MLMSKEAVWLWYPGDFEIHQGMLQNFKREERGMGWPAYWYIDDCNRNVNFKRHYDLKESTQFTVLAKGTGYVDVNGTKYRLNHAINCDAGATDIQVFVGNVQGLPTIYIVGEIIKSDSGWLASNFVTTLPAGHDILYTDRNQDPNVIEYRTEKVVAKAQQAVDGGVLYDFGRAVNGTVTVKTNGPVTLCYGESETEARDVEMCYYKQSDVTATTKVRKRAFRYVFVPHCQLGDIELTAMHEYIPKNNPSSFTSDNKLINQIWNVATETLNLCSDLFFIDGIKRDRWIWAGDAYQANFINQYSFFNEDIDKRTLLALRGQDDIKQHMNTIVDYSMLWVIGVLNHYQMTGDREFLKIIYPKLESMVQYFIQQTNEHGFIYGRKNDWIFVDWSEMDKQGTVAAEQILLLEDYKTIMTCGEVLGKDVAGYQAKYDQLFKNLMKYFWDDEQGAFIDSYESGKRHVTRHANIFAILFDVVDENKQQLILKNVLLNNAITQITTPYFKFFEQDALCKLGEQHRVYQVLLDYWGGMLDRGAVTFWEEFDPSQHGKDMYAMYGDPYGKSLCHAWGASPIYLLGRHFVGLRPTAPGYQTFEIKPELSEFHHLHTVLPIKGGTVTVVKDQHQLSVTASRAGGTLIVDGQRQSLEPNRTAVVPV, encoded by the coding sequence ATGCTCATGTCAAAAGAGGCTGTTTGGTTATGGTATCCTGGTGATTTTGAAATCCACCAAGGGATGTTACAAAATTTTAAACGCGAAGAACGTGGGATGGGTTGGCCTGCCTATTGGTATATTGATGATTGCAATCGTAATGTTAATTTTAAACGGCACTATGATTTAAAAGAATCCACACAATTTACAGTACTCGCCAAAGGAACGGGCTATGTTGATGTTAATGGCACTAAATATCGCTTAAATCATGCGATTAATTGTGATGCGGGTGCGACTGATATTCAAGTGTTTGTTGGTAACGTTCAGGGATTGCCGACAATTTATATTGTTGGTGAGATTATCAAATCTGATAGTGGTTGGCTAGCTAGCAATTTTGTCACCACATTACCCGCTGGTCACGATATTCTCTACACTGACCGTAACCAGGATCCTAATGTGATTGAATATCGGACAGAAAAAGTAGTGGCCAAAGCACAACAAGCAGTTGATGGTGGCGTTTTATATGATTTTGGTCGCGCTGTGAATGGAACTGTCACAGTCAAAACGAATGGGCCAGTTACACTATGTTACGGGGAGTCCGAAACTGAAGCACGGGATGTTGAGATGTGTTATTACAAGCAGTCGGACGTTACAGCTACAACAAAGGTTCGTAAACGTGCGTTTCGATATGTCTTTGTGCCTCATTGTCAGTTAGGTGACATTGAATTAACTGCTATGCACGAATATATTCCTAAAAATAATCCCTCCAGTTTTACCTCTGATAATAAGTTGATCAATCAAATTTGGAATGTAGCGACGGAAACGTTAAACCTTTGCAGTGACTTGTTCTTTATCGATGGGATCAAACGTGATCGGTGGATTTGGGCTGGTGACGCGTACCAAGCTAATTTTATCAATCAATATTCTTTCTTCAACGAAGATATTGATAAACGGACGTTATTAGCGTTGCGTGGGCAAGATGATATTAAGCAACATATGAATACAATTGTCGACTATTCCATGTTGTGGGTGATTGGTGTTCTAAATCATTACCAGATGACGGGTGACCGTGAATTTCTCAAAATTATTTACCCTAAGTTAGAGAGTATGGTGCAATACTTTATTCAACAGACAAATGAGCATGGTTTTATTTATGGTCGGAAAAATGACTGGATCTTTGTCGATTGGTCAGAAATGGATAAACAGGGTACCGTGGCGGCTGAACAAATCTTATTACTTGAAGATTACAAGACAATTATGACTTGTGGTGAGGTCTTAGGCAAAGATGTGGCGGGCTACCAAGCGAAGTATGACCAGTTGTTTAAGAACTTAATGAAATACTTTTGGGATGATGAACAAGGAGCATTTATTGATAGTTATGAATCGGGTAAGCGGCACGTTACTCGTCATGCTAATATTTTTGCCATTTTGTTTGACGTTGTTGATGAGAACAAACAACAATTAATTTTAAAGAATGTTTTGTTGAATAATGCGATTACTCAAATTACCACGCCGTATTTTAAGTTTTTTGAACAAGATGCTTTATGTAAGCTGGGGGAACAACACCGTGTTTACCAAGTTTTATTAGACTATTGGGGCGGCATGTTAGATCGCGGGGCCGTGACCTTCTGGGAAGAATTCGATCCGTCGCAGCATGGCAAGGATATGTATGCCATGTATGGTGATCCCTATGGTAAGAGCCTGTGCCATGCCTGGGGAGCCAGTCCGATATATTTATTAGGTCGTCATTTTGTAGGATTACGGCCCACGGCTCCAGGATACCAGACTTTTGAGATCAAGCCTGAGTTATCAGAATTTCATCATTTACACACCGTGTTACCCATTAAAGGCGGTACCGTGACTGTCGTAAAAGATCAACACCAACTATCAGTCACTGCTAGCCGAGCTGGTGGGACATTGATTGTGGATGGGCAAAGACAATCTTTGGAACCTAATAGAACTGCGGTGGTCCCAGTGTAG
- a CDS encoding LacI family DNA-binding transcriptional regulator encodes MPTIREIAAKAGYSPATVSRLLNNDPSFSISDHARKKILQTAQNLNYEQPNTTHGLAYQIATIFAVQPKQELEDIYFSNLRQSLVEHGKQANLKLTFYPDIDHIPHDIDGVMAVGEFDSDALHKLRQLTPHRIFVDSNPDPHHFNSVQPNLQAITEQAIDQLIAAGDTPIGLINGGYWNKDQQVTHQQDPRQKYFESRLRELQLFDSRFLFIGGEFSVASGYRLGQQVVQSLSKQALPKGFLVGSDPLAVGVLQAFNENKITVPTDTAIISINDIDIARYVSPPLTTFHIDTDDLAAQAITTLKDTIIFDRSQKRMVLVDAKLIYRKSFVKPTNKS; translated from the coding sequence GTGCCGACTATTCGTGAAATTGCCGCTAAAGCGGGCTATTCACCGGCAACCGTCTCACGGCTGTTGAATAATGATCCGTCATTTTCAATCTCGGATCACGCTCGCAAAAAAATACTACAAACTGCTCAAAACTTGAATTACGAACAACCAAACACCACTCACGGCCTTGCCTATCAGATAGCTACAATCTTCGCTGTCCAACCAAAACAAGAACTTGAAGATATTTATTTCAGTAATTTGCGTCAGAGTCTCGTTGAACACGGAAAACAGGCTAATTTAAAGCTCACCTTTTATCCGGATATCGACCACATTCCCCACGACATCGACGGTGTGATGGCAGTTGGCGAATTCGATTCTGATGCGCTCCATAAATTGCGCCAGCTAACACCCCACAGAATCTTCGTTGATTCCAATCCAGACCCGCATCACTTCAATTCTGTACAGCCTAACCTCCAAGCAATTACCGAACAAGCCATCGATCAATTGATAGCCGCAGGTGATACGCCCATTGGTCTCATTAACGGCGGCTACTGGAATAAAGATCAACAAGTCACCCATCAACAAGATCCGCGCCAAAAATACTTTGAAAGTCGGCTACGCGAGTTACAACTATTTGATTCGCGGTTTCTATTCATTGGTGGTGAATTCTCCGTTGCAAGTGGCTATCGCTTGGGACAACAAGTCGTGCAATCGTTGAGTAAACAAGCATTGCCCAAAGGGTTCTTAGTCGGTTCAGATCCGTTGGCCGTGGGTGTCTTACAGGCTTTCAATGAAAACAAAATCACAGTCCCCACTGATACCGCAATTATTAGTATTAACGATATCGACATTGCGCGCTACGTTTCACCACCATTGACGACTTTCCACATTGACACAGACGACTTAGCCGCACAGGCTATCACAACATTGAAAGATACGATTATTTTTGACCGTTCACAGAAGCGCATGGTATTAGTTGATGCTAAATTAATTTATCGGAAAAGTTTTGTGAAGCCGACGAATAAATCATAG
- a CDS encoding beta-galactosidase: MSNPLKTTEFLHGGDYNPDQWLDQPEVIKQDFKAFKAAKLNTVTLGIFAWDKLEPAEGQYDFSWLDQIFDRAEAQGTKIILSTPSGARPRWLAEKYPEVLRVNEHGQRNQFGERHNHCYTSPVYREKVQMINQKLAERYGQRPSLLLWHISNEYGGACYCDLCQQAFRHWVQKKYQTLANLNHAYCGAFWSHDYTSWDQVQAPSPLGDTNVMGLNLDWHRFVTDRTIDFFDNGIKPLRALTPNIPVTANFMGGNPSESHVFYDLDYQKFAKHVDIVSWDSYPNWSNGYESTAHLAMKTALMNDVMRSLKHDNYLIMESTPSQVNWHPYNRAKRPGMHEMGSLQQVAHGADSVLYFQLHQSLGASEMFHGAVIANHRGSNTRAFKDVQKVGQDLQSLQAAHGTTRTAAKVAIVFDYDNMWGLDDARNYANETKKYWRTIQEHYQYFWKHDIPVEIIATTDDLMAYDLVIDPMHFMMSAQFATKLKAYVQQGGHLIGTYITGVVDHDFLAYQGDGLADLEATYGIKVQETDTLYPQQHNALTAYHQAYQVNDYCDVVETTTAQVLGTYQKDFYAGTPAVTVNQLGQGAAYYLAARTATDFLDAFYERLATSLALKPALPVIKANAKVSIQVRENATTRYYFVINFSHRPTTVTLEVPLRQIFENQVVSGKQDLASYGVQVYMMNK, encoded by the coding sequence ATGTCCAATCCATTAAAGACAACAGAATTTTTGCATGGTGGTGATTATAATCCAGACCAGTGGCTTGACCAACCCGAGGTGATTAAGCAGGATTTTAAAGCGTTTAAGGCTGCTAAGTTAAATACGGTGACATTGGGAATCTTTGCTTGGGACAAGTTAGAGCCTGCTGAGGGGCAGTATGATTTTAGCTGGTTAGATCAAATTTTCGATCGTGCCGAAGCCCAAGGGACTAAGATCATTTTGTCGACGCCAAGCGGGGCTCGTCCACGCTGGTTAGCTGAGAAATATCCAGAAGTGTTACGTGTCAATGAACACGGACAGCGAAATCAATTCGGCGAGCGACATAATCACTGTTACACATCGCCAGTTTACCGAGAAAAGGTTCAGATGATTAACCAGAAGTTGGCGGAACGTTACGGTCAACGACCAAGCTTGCTGCTATGGCATATCTCTAATGAATATGGCGGTGCTTGTTACTGTGATTTGTGCCAGCAAGCCTTCCGTCATTGGGTTCAAAAAAAGTATCAAACGTTAGCCAATTTGAACCATGCTTACTGTGGTGCTTTTTGGAGTCACGATTATACAAGTTGGGATCAGGTTCAGGCACCGTCGCCGCTGGGTGATACGAATGTAATGGGACTTAACCTGGATTGGCATCGTTTTGTAACAGACCGGACGATTGACTTTTTTGATAATGGAATTAAACCGTTACGAGCGCTGACACCTAATATCCCTGTGACAGCCAATTTTATGGGTGGCAACCCATCAGAATCACACGTCTTTTATGATTTAGATTATCAGAAGTTTGCGAAGCATGTCGATATTGTGAGTTGGGATTCATATCCTAATTGGAGTAATGGTTACGAAAGTACGGCCCACTTGGCCATGAAAACTGCTTTGATGAATGACGTGATGCGGAGCCTCAAGCATGATAACTACTTGATTATGGAAAGTACACCGTCACAGGTTAATTGGCACCCATATAATCGTGCCAAACGACCAGGCATGCACGAAATGGGGAGCTTGCAACAGGTTGCCCATGGCGCCGACTCAGTTTTGTATTTCCAACTACATCAATCATTAGGAGCTTCTGAAATGTTTCATGGCGCCGTCATTGCCAACCATCGTGGCTCAAATACGCGGGCATTTAAGGACGTTCAAAAAGTTGGTCAGGACTTACAAAGCTTACAGGCCGCGCATGGAACGACCAGAACTGCAGCTAAAGTCGCTATTGTTTTTGATTATGACAACATGTGGGGGTTAGATGATGCCCGCAACTACGCTAACGAAACTAAAAAGTATTGGCGCACGATTCAAGAACATTACCAGTATTTCTGGAAACATGATATTCCAGTTGAAATTATTGCGACTACTGATGATTTGATGGCCTATGATTTGGTGATTGATCCGATGCACTTCATGATGAGCGCCCAGTTTGCGACTAAGCTTAAAGCATATGTGCAACAGGGCGGCCATCTGATCGGCACCTATATTACGGGCGTCGTTGATCATGACTTCTTAGCCTATCAAGGTGATGGGTTAGCTGACTTAGAAGCAACTTACGGAATTAAAGTTCAGGAAACTGATACATTATATCCGCAACAACATAATGCACTGACTGCTTATCACCAAGCGTATCAAGTGAATGATTATTGTGATGTAGTTGAGACGACAACAGCACAAGTCCTCGGCACGTATCAAAAAGACTTTTATGCTGGAACGCCGGCTGTAACGGTCAATCAATTGGGCCAGGGAGCGGCGTATTATTTGGCTGCGCGGACCGCTACTGACTTCTTGGATGCTTTCTATGAACGGCTTGCCACAAGTTTGGCACTTAAACCGGCCTTGCCAGTGATCAAAGCGAATGCCAAGGTAAGTATTCAAGTTAGAGAGAATGCGACGACGCGCTATTACTTCGTGATCAATTTTAGTCATCGACCAACGACGGTGACACTTGAAGTGCCGTTACGGCAGATTTTTGAGAATCAAGTGGTCAGTGGCAAGCAAGACTTAGCCAGCTATGGTGTTCAAGTCTATATGATGAATAAATAA